In one window of Thunnus thynnus chromosome 23, fThuThy2.1, whole genome shotgun sequence DNA:
- the glipr1a gene encoding GLIPR1-like protein 1 → MELMVEILLWACIVLESGVYSVSLPEITDGEFIEQCVREHNKARSSVNPPASDMLYMTWDEGLAITARAWARHCVFEHNIYLKDARRVHPTFLSVGENIGTGYPPSNFKVNTAIKSWVDENQFYDYEANQCSDVCGHYTQVVWATSYKVGCAIHLCPNGVKKTNFGTRESYMFVCNYATAGNMNGMQPYQSKGAACSRCEGTCKKSLCRSQDRDSQKSYNWTPDWDPVKGSNYVAVLVARPIALICTFIAAYAVHYFYPDVFCYE, encoded by the exons ATGGAGTTAATGGTGGAGATCTTACTGTGGGCCTGTATTGTCCTGGAATCTGGGGTATATTCAGTCTCACTGCCAGAAATCACAGATGGGGAGTTTATTGAGCAATGTGTAAGGGAACACAACAAGGCGCGGTCATCCGTCAATCCACCTGCAAGTGACATGCTGTACATG ACATGGGATGAGGGCTTGGCCATTACTGCAAGAGCATGGGCAAGGCACTGCGTATTTGAACACAACATCTACCTCAAAGATGCCCGTCGTGTGCACCCTACCTTCCTTTCTGTGGGAGAGAACATAGGGACAGGCTACCCACCATCAAATTTTAAAGTGAACACAGCAATAAAAAGTTGGGTGGATGAAAACCAATTCTACGACTACGAAGCGAACCAATGCTCAGATGTCTGCGGCCACTATACACAG GTTGTATGGGCAACGAGCTACAAGGTTGGTTGTGCCATCCACCTGTGCCCGAATGGTGTCAAAAAAACCAACTTTGGTACTAGAGAGagttacatgtttgtgtgcaacTATGCTACAGC GGGTAATATGAATGGAATGCAACCATATCAATCTAAAGGGGCAGCCTGCTCTAGATGTGAAGGCACCTGTAAGAAGAGTCTCTGCC GTAGCCAAGATCGGGATTCACAGAAAA GCTACAACTGGACCCCAGACTGGGACCCTGTCAAGGGCTCAAACTATGTGGCTGTTCTGGTCGCCCGGCCCATTGCTCTGATCTGCACCTTCATCGCCGCATATGCAGTCCACTACTTTTACCCCGATGTCTTCTGCTATGAATAG